A genomic window from Terriglobia bacterium includes:
- a CDS encoding S8 family serine peptidase — protein MTELRTNPPPINLGAGSGKGVKVAVIDSGINAQHSHVQRVAGGVHILLGSGGALEFLPDWRDSLGHGTAIAGVLRAKAPDVELYSVKVFDRQLRTQAEIVAAAIRWAADNRMDIANCSLGTAEAAHRPLLQGACEYAAGKGVLVVAACESPDAELFPACLPGVIPVAGDENCGWDEFYACGKGTPVFRAHPCPRPLPGRPQERNLRGHSFAAAHIAACLARLCEQLPPAERHRVSGILFANSSRPRRTAGNQQVALPQEALD, from the coding sequence ATGACCGAACTGCGGACCAATCCACCGCCGATAAACCTCGGCGCGGGCAGCGGCAAGGGCGTCAAGGTCGCCGTGATCGACAGCGGCATCAACGCGCAGCATTCGCACGTGCAGCGCGTGGCCGGTGGAGTGCACATTCTCCTCGGCTCCGGGGGTGCGCTCGAGTTCCTGCCTGACTGGCGCGATTCCCTGGGACATGGCACCGCCATCGCGGGAGTTTTGCGGGCCAAGGCGCCGGACGTGGAACTCTACAGCGTGAAGGTGTTCGACAGGCAATTGCGGACGCAGGCGGAGATCGTCGCTGCGGCCATCCGCTGGGCCGCCGACAATCGGATGGACATAGCCAATTGCAGTCTGGGCACGGCGGAAGCAGCCCACCGGCCACTGCTGCAAGGGGCTTGCGAATATGCCGCGGGGAAGGGCGTCCTCGTTGTGGCCGCGTGCGAGAGTCCGGATGCGGAACTGTTCCCCGCCTGTCTGCCGGGCGTGATCCCCGTGGCCGGGGATGAGAATTGCGGGTGGGATGAGTTCTACGCCTGCGGAAAAGGCACGCCCGTATTCCGCGCCCACCCTTGCCCGCGTCCTCTGCCCGGCCGGCCGCAGGAGAGAAATCTGCGCGGTCACAGTTTCGCTGCGGCGCATATCGCCGCGTGCCTCGCGCGTCTCTGTGAACAGTTGCCCCCTGCGGAACGCCATCGAGTCTCCGGCATTCTCTTTGCGAATTCGAGCCGGCCGCGAAGGACGGCCGGCAACCAGCAGGTGGCTCTCCCCCAGGAGGCCCTTGATTGA
- a CDS encoding AMP-binding protein, which produces MADRQTKARRLSYSHGTGSTPLLGSCIGQVLDETAAAYPDNEALVVRHQKKRYTYRQFHAEVEQAACGFLRLGIRKGDRVGIWATNCAEWVVAQFATAKIGAILVTINPANRTFELEYALRQSECQSLLLIHGFRDCDYVATVSSLCPELAGSRPGALRSEKLPHLKNLIFLGGETAPPGMFHWQDLLAMGRELPAEELRKREAALEADDAINIQYTSGTTGMPKGATLSHHNIVNNAQLIAASMKFTPRDRMCIPVPFYHCFGMVLSNMACVISGATMVIPAAYFDPLETLRAASEEKCTALQGVPTMFIEELGHPEFGRFDLHHLRTGIMAGSPCPIEVMKRVVNLMHCSEMTIAYGLTEASPVITQTKTDDPLELRVTTVGKALPHTEVKIINPATGKIVPIGTTGELCARGYMVMKGYYNNPEASRLAIDADGWLHTGDLAAMDENGYFRITGRGKDVIIRGGENIYPREIEEFLHTCPGVSSVQVIGVPDPVYGEQVMAWVKPLPGATLTPEAITQFSEGRIAKYKIPKYIKFVDSFPMTVTGKVQKFKMREISIQELSLQDAARIYTA; this is translated from the coding sequence ATGGCCGATAGACAGACGAAGGCGAGGCGTTTGAGCTATTCCCACGGCACCGGCTCCACGCCCCTGCTGGGAAGCTGCATCGGCCAGGTCCTCGATGAAACTGCCGCAGCCTATCCGGACAACGAAGCGCTGGTCGTCCGCCACCAGAAGAAGCGCTATACCTATCGGCAGTTTCACGCAGAGGTCGAACAGGCTGCGTGCGGTTTTCTTCGTTTGGGAATTCGGAAGGGCGACCGCGTGGGAATCTGGGCGACCAACTGCGCCGAGTGGGTCGTCGCGCAATTTGCCACGGCAAAAATCGGCGCTATCCTGGTCACCATCAATCCCGCAAATCGAACCTTTGAGCTCGAATATGCGCTGCGGCAGTCGGAGTGTCAGTCCCTGCTGCTGATCCACGGATTCCGCGACTGCGATTACGTGGCCACGGTGAGCAGTCTCTGCCCGGAGCTTGCGGGAAGCCGTCCCGGCGCCCTGCGCTCCGAAAAGTTGCCGCACCTGAAGAACCTGATCTTCTTGGGAGGAGAGACTGCTCCCCCTGGCATGTTCCACTGGCAGGACCTCCTGGCCATGGGGAGGGAACTCCCCGCGGAGGAACTCCGCAAGCGGGAAGCGGCCCTGGAAGCCGACGACGCCATCAATATTCAATATACGTCGGGGACCACGGGAATGCCCAAGGGCGCGACACTGAGCCACCACAACATCGTGAATAACGCCCAGTTGATCGCGGCTTCGATGAAGTTTACTCCCCGCGACCGCATGTGTATTCCGGTCCCTTTCTATCATTGCTTCGGCATGGTCCTGAGCAACATGGCGTGCGTGATCTCGGGAGCGACGATGGTGATCCCCGCCGCGTACTTTGACCCCCTGGAAACCCTGCGCGCGGCTTCGGAAGAGAAGTGCACTGCATTGCAGGGTGTCCCTACCATGTTTATCGAAGAACTGGGACACCCGGAATTTGGCCGCTTCGACCTTCACCATCTGCGCACCGGTATCATGGCCGGCTCGCCCTGCCCGATTGAAGTGATGAAGCGGGTAGTGAATCTTATGCACTGTTCGGAGATGACCATCGCCTACGGGCTGACCGAGGCTTCCCCCGTCATCACCCAGACCAAGACCGACGATCCTCTCGAGCTGCGCGTGACCACTGTGGGAAAAGCGCTGCCGCACACGGAAGTGAAAATCATCAATCCAGCCACGGGCAAGATTGTTCCCATTGGCACGACGGGGGAACTCTGCGCGCGCGGCTACATGGTGATGAAGGGTTACTACAACAATCCCGAAGCCAGCCGCCTGGCCATCGACGCGGACGGCTGGTTGCATACCGGCGACCTCGCGGCGATGGACGAGAACGGCTATTTCCGGATCACCGGCCGCGGCAAGGACGTCATTATTCGCGGCGGCGAGAACATCTATCCGCGGGAGATCGAGGAATTCCTGCACACCTGTCCGGGCGTCAGCAGTGTGCAGGTGATTGGTGTTCCCGACCCCGTTTATGGCGAACAGGTGATGGCCTGGGTGAAGCCCCTGCCCGGTGCCACGCTGACTCCTGAAGCGATCACTCAGTTCAGCGAGGGTCGCATCGCCAAGTACAAAATCCCCAAGTACATCAAATTCGTCGATTCCTTCCCGATGACGGTGACGGGCAAGGTTCAGAAATTCAAGATGCGCGAGATTTCCATCCAGGAACTGTCGTTGCAGGACGCCGCGCGCATTTACACGGCTTGA
- a CDS encoding acyl--CoA ligase, with product MKDDRYEQLFRNFRWDVPERFNFARDIVDRHAQDPGLLALFWTDETGREEKYTFAQLRDLSNRFANLMAGLGIGKGDVVLVILPRVPAWQVVMLGLLKLGAIAAPGATLLQPKDIAYRIQLAGARALVTDVENCGKVESIGEVGPDFRHRILVGGSRPGWASYEEGMQRAATAFTAEHNLSKDPALIFFTSGTTGGPKMVLHSHAYTWAHRLTGEYWIDLKPTDLHWNMSDTGWAKAAYSTLFGPWHSGCAVFSYKGNFEPRKTLEMLEKYKITTFCAPPTAFRLMVKEDLKKYRFSLRHVVGAGEPLNPEVIEVWKEGTGQTIYDGYGQTESIIVVCNHPSIPVRPGSMGKPMPGHVIAIVDEDGNELPADEEGEIAIKGNPPSLFLGYWKEPELTQASRRGPWYVTGDKAYRDQDGYYWFVGRADDVIISAGYRIGPFEVESALIEHPAVVEAAAVASPDEVRGDIVKAFVVLRSGYHGSPELVRELQEHVKKVTAPYKYPREIEFVAQLPKTISGKIRRVELRMREVKKKRASSASS from the coding sequence ATGAAGGACGATCGCTACGAACAGCTCTTTCGGAATTTCCGTTGGGATGTGCCGGAGCGATTCAATTTTGCCCGCGACATCGTGGATCGCCATGCGCAGGATCCCGGCCTTCTCGCCCTCTTCTGGACCGATGAGACAGGGCGCGAGGAAAAATACACTTTCGCGCAGCTCCGTGACCTGTCCAATCGGTTTGCCAACCTCATGGCTGGCTTGGGGATCGGCAAGGGCGATGTGGTGCTGGTGATCCTGCCGCGGGTGCCGGCCTGGCAGGTGGTGATGCTCGGGTTGCTCAAGCTTGGCGCGATTGCGGCTCCGGGGGCCACGCTCCTGCAGCCCAAGGACATTGCCTATCGCATCCAGCTTGCCGGTGCGCGCGCCCTGGTCACGGACGTGGAAAACTGCGGAAAAGTCGAGAGCATCGGCGAAGTTGGCCCGGACTTTCGGCACCGGATTCTCGTGGGAGGCAGCCGTCCGGGATGGGCCAGTTACGAGGAGGGGATGCAACGCGCAGCAACGGCCTTCACCGCGGAACACAACCTCTCGAAGGACCCGGCCCTCATCTTTTTCACTTCGGGGACCACGGGCGGCCCGAAAATGGTTCTGCACAGCCACGCCTATACCTGGGCGCACCGCTTGACGGGAGAATACTGGATCGATCTGAAACCTACGGACCTGCACTGGAATATGTCGGACACCGGTTGGGCCAAGGCCGCTTACAGCACGTTGTTCGGCCCCTGGCATTCCGGTTGCGCGGTCTTTTCGTATAAGGGAAACTTCGAGCCGCGGAAGACCCTGGAGATGCTGGAGAAATACAAGATTACCACCTTCTGCGCTCCGCCGACCGCTTTCCGGCTCATGGTCAAGGAGGACCTGAAGAAATATCGATTCTCGCTGCGCCATGTGGTGGGAGCTGGCGAACCGCTGAATCCCGAGGTGATCGAAGTCTGGAAGGAAGGGACGGGACAGACCATCTATGACGGCTATGGACAAACGGAGTCGATCATCGTGGTTTGCAATCACCCCAGCATCCCGGTGCGGCCGGGTTCGATGGGCAAGCCCATGCCCGGACATGTGATCGCCATCGTGGATGAAGACGGCAACGAACTTCCGGCGGACGAGGAAGGAGAAATAGCCATCAAGGGGAATCCGCCTTCGTTGTTCCTCGGATACTGGAAAGAGCCGGAACTCACGCAGGCCTCGCGCCGCGGCCCCTGGTATGTCACCGGTGACAAGGCCTACAGAGACCAGGACGGCTACTACTGGTTTGTGGGGCGCGCGGACGACGTCATCATCAGTGCCGGATACCGTATCGGCCCCTTCGAAGTGGAAAGCGCTCTGATTGAACACCCTGCCGTGGTGGAGGCCGCGGCCGTCGCCAGTCCCGACGAGGTGCGCGGGGATATCGTGAAAGCGTTTGTCGTGCTGCGCAGTGGCTACCACGGATCGCCGGAGTTGGTGCGCGAGTTGCAAGAGCATGTTAAGAAGGTCACCGCCCCGTATAAATATCCGCGCGAGATTGAATTCGTTGCGCAGCTGCCGAAAACGATCAGCGGCAAAATTCGCAGAGTCGAACTGCGCATGCGGGAAGTGAAAAAGAAAAGGGCCAGCTCGGCCTCTTCATGA
- a CDS encoding NAD(P)/FAD-dependent oxidoreductase — translation MICRDRFDVAILGAGPAGAVLAERLSRKGYRVALVERQPGPRYAIGETLPPSVNLLLNRTGILPSSTSLEFPRTTGNLSAWGSKEVTFHPHAADMRSHGLQVERARFDGLLVQAARTAGVELFAGCRPAEMRHIEPGCWTVVLALPDGQSQEIETRFLCDATGRARVLAGKLRLRARACGHLLGLVAYWDVPADTRQSDGCNTLVESLPGGWFYTAPLGDGRRVAGWMTDRDLLPPSLRKSARQAYLHALRQTKHVRLRLRNARCSGEVKIFAANPTLLDSSCGPDWLLVGDAASTVDPLCSQGVQKAVTSALAAAAVVHTVLAQPASRAAAMQFYREKESAGFHSHLDALAGYYRREQRWSGRPFWKRRHACPPGAGPAPEMESSLRRPQLQAADRIMRAPAAKVLVRPVIQGEFIAEKLVVVSPRAPRGLRYCGPVCVPELVELLDTRPTVAALVQQYRQLHAGVSSAALRDGLTQLLALGVIEASR, via the coding sequence ATGATTTGCCGGGACAGATTCGACGTAGCGATCCTGGGCGCCGGTCCCGCCGGCGCCGTCCTGGCCGAACGTCTGAGCCGGAAAGGCTACCGTGTGGCTCTTGTCGAGCGGCAGCCGGGTCCGCGCTACGCCATTGGAGAAACCCTGCCTCCGTCGGTTAATCTGCTTTTGAACCGGACAGGTATCCTGCCATCCTCCACCTCTCTGGAATTTCCCCGCACCACAGGGAACTTGTCGGCTTGGGGGAGTAAAGAGGTCACCTTCCATCCGCATGCGGCGGATATGCGCAGCCACGGCTTACAGGTGGAAAGAGCGCGCTTCGATGGCTTGCTGGTGCAGGCGGCCCGCACTGCCGGTGTGGAGCTGTTTGCAGGCTGCCGCCCGGCGGAGATGCGCCACATCGAGCCGGGCTGCTGGACCGTCGTGCTGGCGTTGCCGGACGGCCAATCGCAGGAGATCGAGACGCGATTCCTGTGTGATGCGACGGGGCGCGCGCGCGTACTGGCCGGAAAGCTGCGCCTGCGTGCTCGGGCGTGTGGACATTTGCTGGGTCTGGTGGCTTATTGGGACGTTCCCGCGGACACGCGGCAGTCGGACGGCTGCAACACCTTGGTCGAGTCTCTTCCCGGCGGATGGTTCTACACGGCCCCGCTGGGTGATGGGCGGCGTGTGGCCGGCTGGATGACGGATCGCGATCTTCTTCCTCCCAGCCTGCGGAAATCCGCCCGGCAAGCCTACCTCCATGCCTTGCGGCAGACGAAGCATGTACGGCTCCGCCTGCGCAATGCACGCTGCAGCGGCGAGGTGAAGATATTTGCCGCCAACCCCACCCTGCTGGATTCCTCCTGCGGCCCCGACTGGCTGCTGGTGGGCGATGCCGCTTCTACGGTGGATCCCCTGTGCTCGCAGGGTGTCCAGAAGGCAGTCACCTCGGCGCTGGCAGCGGCCGCGGTCGTCCACACCGTGCTGGCACAGCCGGCCAGCCGTGCCGCGGCGATGCAGTTCTACCGGGAGAAAGAGAGCGCCGGTTTTCATTCCCACCTGGATGCACTGGCCGGGTACTACCGGCGCGAACAGCGATGGAGCGGGCGGCCGTTTTGGAAGCGGCGTCACGCCTGCCCGCCGGGGGCCGGTCCCGCGCCGGAGATGGAATCCAGCCTGCGCAGGCCGCAGCTTCAGGCCGCGGATCGGATCATGCGCGCGCCGGCCGCGAAAGTTCTTGTTCGCCCCGTCATCCAGGGGGAGTTCATCGCCGAGAAGTTGGTTGTGGTCTCCCCGCGGGCGCCACGCGGGCTGCGTTACTGCGGGCCAGTGTGCGTGCCGGAACTCGTGGAATTACTGGACACCAGACCCACGGTGGCCGCGCTTGTGCAGCAATACCGCCAGCTCCATGCCGGCGTTTCTTCCGCCGCCTTGCGCGATGGTCTGACGCAACTCCTGGCCCTGGGCGTGATCGAAGCGTCCCGCTAA
- a CDS encoding LysR family transcriptional regulator, which translates to MEMMQLEMFIGVVEERSVHKAAARVCRTQPAVSIALGKLAEEIGTPLFARAHKRDFRLTHAGEVLYEFASRIIGLRDEALSTLKQSETACPGRIGVGVSGAAGLRLFLLVTKSFRLQYLNARIEMMCDRPEKLLHELAERKIDFVFLPSPPASTEAQTDFMVAGLPAFGGKETVWMVRRTVGQSHLAKQFEQASMRPADNEISARRRMRTARGPILLRAPGCKSHAVS; encoded by the coding sequence ATGGAAATGATGCAACTGGAGATGTTCATCGGAGTCGTGGAAGAGCGCAGCGTGCACAAAGCCGCCGCGCGGGTATGCCGCACGCAGCCGGCCGTCAGCATTGCGCTGGGTAAACTTGCAGAGGAGATCGGCACGCCCCTGTTTGCGCGCGCGCACAAGAGGGATTTCCGGCTGACGCACGCGGGTGAAGTTCTCTACGAATTTGCCTCGAGGATCATCGGCTTGCGGGACGAGGCTCTTTCCACACTGAAGCAGAGCGAGACTGCCTGCCCGGGGCGCATTGGGGTGGGCGTCAGCGGAGCCGCGGGTCTCCGGCTCTTTCTGCTGGTGACCAAGTCCTTCCGGCTGCAATATCTCAACGCCCGCATCGAGATGATGTGCGACCGTCCCGAAAAGCTGCTGCACGAACTCGCAGAACGCAAGATCGATTTCGTGTTTTTACCATCGCCCCCCGCAAGTACCGAAGCGCAGACCGATTTCATGGTGGCGGGTCTCCCGGCTTTCGGGGGGAAGGAAACGGTGTGGATGGTGCGGCGGACCGTGGGGCAATCGCATCTTGCAAAACAGTTCGAGCAGGCAAGCATGCGCCCTGCAGACAACGAAATCAGCGCGAGGAGACGAATGCGGACGGCAAGAGGCCCGATCCTCCTCAGGGCACCGGGCTGCAAGAGCCATGCGGTTTCCTGA
- the mgtA gene encoding magnesium-translocating P-type ATPase: MPILAEPELAKAPQEEGLTARQAEERLAQYGPNEPSPRVRRSELLEFLHFFLNPLVVILLLASIVAAFLGELLNAGLIVGIVLVGAGINFVQTYRSNRAVELLRARVAPTATVLRDAAWQEIHRSQIVPGDLVRLSAGDLVPADARLLAARDLFVQQAALTGESMPVDKELLPQPSPLAAGPAAPDLVFLGTSVVSGAALARVLVTGPRTAFGSIAERLAMRPEETEFERGLRQFSMLIMRTVFFLVLFILVLRVALHKDALESLIFAVALAVGLTPEFLPMITSVTLAKGAVRMARVKMIVKHLSAIQNLGSIDVFCSDKTGTLTRGEMSLEKTLDAAGQPAEHPLLLAYLNSQFETGIRSPLDATILQAQVSHAEEYSKRDEIPFDFERRRLSIVVDQKSAASSRHLLITKGAPEGILALCVACEMDGQRVPMDEAAHERCARLYEALCSDGFRVLAVAWREVRLTDGLTVQDERELTLAGFLAFSDPLREDAALALQALERDGVQLKILTGDNELVARHVCKQLGIVDPPTVLGEELERTSDAALGHVAEQTMLFARISPMQKHRIILALKHRSHVVGYIGDGINDAPSLHAADVGISVSTAVDIARDAADLILVEPGLSVLHRGIIEGRKASANVLKYLLMGTSSNFGNMFSMAAASLFLPFLPMLPLQILLNNFLYDLAQVTIPTDNVEDQQLRTPQRWDLRLIRNFMLAIGPVSSLYDFLTFYVLLAVFHASKPLFHTGWFVESLATQTLVLFVIRTMGNPLRSRPSRPLTITTLLIVLIGVVLPFSPLAHILGFTPLPAKYFAFLIFAAVTYLAFVELVKRRLFATHRP; encoded by the coding sequence ATGCCCATACTGGCCGAGCCCGAACTCGCCAAAGCGCCGCAGGAAGAAGGACTGACCGCGCGCCAGGCCGAAGAGCGCCTCGCGCAGTACGGCCCCAATGAACCCAGCCCGCGAGTCCGCCGCTCCGAACTCCTCGAATTCCTCCACTTCTTCCTGAATCCCCTTGTCGTCATCCTGCTGCTCGCCAGCATCGTCGCTGCCTTTCTCGGCGAGTTGCTGAACGCGGGCCTCATCGTCGGCATCGTTCTCGTTGGCGCCGGCATTAATTTTGTGCAGACCTACCGCTCCAACCGCGCCGTCGAACTGCTCCGCGCGCGCGTCGCTCCCACTGCCACCGTTCTCCGCGACGCCGCCTGGCAGGAAATCCACCGCAGCCAAATCGTCCCCGGCGACCTGGTCCGCCTCTCCGCCGGCGACTTGGTTCCCGCCGACGCCCGCCTGCTCGCCGCGCGCGACCTCTTCGTGCAGCAGGCCGCCCTCACTGGCGAATCCATGCCCGTGGACAAGGAACTCCTCCCCCAGCCCAGCCCTCTCGCGGCGGGCCCCGCCGCCCCCGACCTCGTCTTCCTCGGCACTTCGGTCGTCAGCGGCGCCGCCCTCGCCCGCGTGCTCGTCACCGGCCCCCGCACCGCCTTCGGCTCCATCGCCGAGCGCCTGGCCATGCGCCCCGAAGAAACCGAATTCGAGCGCGGCCTGCGCCAGTTCAGCATGCTCATCATGCGCACCGTCTTCTTCCTGGTGCTGTTCATCCTGGTCCTGCGCGTGGCCCTGCACAAGGACGCCCTCGAATCCCTGATCTTCGCCGTCGCCCTCGCCGTCGGCCTCACCCCTGAATTTCTCCCCATGATCACCTCCGTTACCCTGGCCAAAGGCGCGGTGCGCATGGCCCGTGTCAAGATGATCGTCAAGCATCTCTCCGCCATCCAGAATCTCGGCAGCATTGACGTCTTCTGCAGCGACAAGACCGGCACTCTCACCCGCGGCGAAATGTCCCTGGAGAAGACGCTCGACGCCGCCGGCCAGCCCGCCGAGCACCCCCTCCTCCTCGCCTATCTCAACAGCCAGTTCGAAACTGGCATTCGCAGCCCCCTGGACGCCACCATCCTGCAGGCCCAGGTCTCCCACGCCGAGGAATACTCCAAGCGCGATGAAATTCCCTTCGACTTCGAGCGCCGCCGCCTCTCCATCGTCGTTGACCAGAAATCCGCCGCCAGCTCGCGGCACCTGCTCATCACCAAAGGCGCTCCCGAAGGCATCCTGGCCTTGTGCGTGGCCTGCGAGATGGATGGTCAGCGTGTGCCCATGGACGAAGCGGCGCACGAGCGCTGCGCCCGGCTCTACGAGGCGCTCTGCTCCGACGGCTTCCGCGTTCTCGCCGTCGCCTGGCGCGAAGTCCGGCTCACCGACGGCCTCACCGTCCAGGACGAAAGGGAACTGACCCTCGCCGGCTTCCTGGCCTTCTCCGACCCGCTCCGCGAGGATGCCGCCTTGGCGCTCCAAGCTCTCGAACGCGACGGCGTGCAGCTGAAAATCCTCACCGGCGACAACGAGCTCGTCGCCCGCCATGTCTGCAAGCAGCTCGGCATCGTGGATCCCCCCACCGTTCTCGGCGAGGAGCTCGAGCGCACCAGTGATGCCGCCCTCGGCCACGTCGCCGAACAGACCATGCTCTTCGCCCGCATCTCCCCCATGCAGAAACACCGCATCATTCTCGCCCTCAAGCACCGCTCTCACGTCGTTGGCTACATCGGCGACGGCATCAATGACGCTCCCTCCCTGCACGCCGCCGATGTCGGCATCTCCGTCTCCACCGCTGTGGACATCGCTCGCGACGCCGCCGACCTCATCCTCGTCGAACCCGGCCTCAGCGTCCTCCATCGCGGCATCATCGAAGGCCGCAAAGCCTCCGCCAACGTCCTCAAATATCTCCTCATGGGCACCAGCTCCAACTTCGGCAACATGTTCAGCATGGCCGCCGCTTCGCTCTTTCTCCCCTTCCTGCCCATGCTCCCCTTGCAGATCCTCCTCAACAATTTCCTCTACGACCTCGCCCAGGTCACCATCCCCACCGACAACGTCGAGGACCAGCAACTGCGCACCCCGCAGCGCTGGGACCTTCGCCTCATCCGCAACTTCATGCTCGCCATCGGCCCCGTCAGCTCCCTCTACGACTTCCTCACCTTCTACGTCCTCCTCGCCGTCTTCCACGCCAGCAAGCCGCTGTTCCACACCGGCTGGTTTGTCGAGTCCCTCGCCACGCAAACCCTGGTCCTCTTCGTCATCCGCACCATGGGCAATCCCCTGCGCAGCCGCCCCAGCCGCCCGCTCACCATCACCACCCTCCTCATCGTCCTCATCGGCGTCGTCCTGCCGTTCTCCCCGCTCGCGCACATCCTCGGCTTCACCCCGCTCCCCGCAAAATACTTCGCCTTCCTCATCTTCGCCGCCGTCACCTACCTCGCCTTCGTCGAACT